GTGTTGCAGGAACATCACCATCTCTTGAAAGTCCAGCTTCTTCAGCTCATCTGACCACTGACATTGTTCACAAACCCAACTTGTATCTTAATTCAATTCTTCCCATGGTAATAAAAACAGTTTCAAACTTGACCATGAAGACTCTTCCTTTCAATTTTTCTTACCGTTAAGAGAAAGCTAGCATATATGTACACTAGGAAGTCCGGTAATGCATCTCCTTCAGCAAGATAAGTGTCCCATAGACGGTTGATGATACTGTACGGGATCTGGAAATCTCAAAAAATTTAGTCAGAATTGATTACCAAACAAAAAAAAAAAAAAAGACTATGCGGGGTCCGAGAAGCGGTGGCGTATTATCAGTAGGAGGTAAAATGGTGTCTAACCTCACGTATCAGAAGACAGTTATACCAACGGAAAGCAAACTGAAGAAACTCTAGTCCTTGCTCTTCCATGTGTCTGGCAACAGGTTCTAGTACATAAACAACGTAATGTGAATTGAGACAATGTTAATACTGCATCCTAAAACAATATATAACAGGCCTAACTGCATGCAATGTGGGTATTATGAATCAATGCACTAGCAAATGCTGTACTATAGAAACTACATATTACCACTCTATGACATCAATGCAGATAAGAGGAAGCGTGATTATTCTAAGCCAAACTCAACACAACCGTTGATAAGACACGAACTTCATATTTCCATGAAATGCAGAAAACGTTAATTCAAGACTTCATGGTAAACAAGATGAGAGAATTGACCCATTAGAGTTAACATGAATTTGTAGAGAGTTGCTCTCCTTAAATAATCAAATCACCAAAGACATACAACTATAAGATAAAGCCAAGCAGGAACCTTACCATCAATACGCCTGACTAATTCCTTGAGCTTGAACACAAGTCTCTGGATTCCAGGTTGAGCAAACGTGTAATGATCTTGCATACCGTCAAGTAGCTTTGTCAAGCACCAGTAACAATCCGCTTCCACATCTGATATTCTTTCAAAAGATAGATCGGACATTGACCAACTCTCTACACCACCTTCTAGATATTCTGACAAGAATATAACAAGAAAAGGAGTGACAAGATCATTTATTCCCTGAACATATCCACTCGCTGGATGCCTAATGGCCCTACAAACTCAGCAAATTAAAGTTTTAGGTTTAGCTTTCAACATATCTGATTGTTAAGTTGAGTGAAGAACAACTATTATCAAAGCTTGAATTCTCCAAATCACCACGTGTAAAGAATACGCTCCAATGACTTCTGCACCTGTGCTTGCTGAAAGAAACTGACGTCTGGTACACTTCTTGGACAGTCAACAGCAATCTGACAAAGAATACATTTACTAAGATATTTTTTTAATCAACTTTTGAAAGTTCTGTTAGAGAAAAACCTGGCGGAGCATGTTGATCTCATCATCAGAACGTTCGGAATCTGGAAGGTCATAAAATTGGCCAACAGACTCAAGATATTCAAGACGTTTTCTTCTCAAGACAGCCTCCCTCCTATCTGAATTAGGTGGTGCATATCCCTATTGTCAGTTTATATTTAAACTTAAAACAGTAAAAAATTAACCAAAAAAACAAACAAAATTGTTGCAATATAATGTTGAAAGGAAGAGGTAATAACATAAATTATCTGACTAGTGACTGAAATAAGCTAAACAGATATCTACAGAAGATCTTATGATGACCAGTATTAGTAACTAACATTGTTAAAAGAACACAAGTAACAGGATATTTGCATCATAAATAAAAGAAGAAGAATGCACATAAAAAGGATAAATGAATAAAAAGTCATAATGATGAGAAGTTATAGTATGTAGTAGTAAGCTTAAAGATGAAGTGGTAGAGGGCGTAGTATGTACCAAGAGAAGACGCCAGACATCAGGGCGCATATAGTGAGGCACACCATTCCACGCTAGCTCTAGCAGTTTCTCTGCAGGTAGGAGCACCCAAAAAAATGGAGCCTTTCATAGAGATGTATGGAAAAGTTTAAACACAAAGGCCATGTCTCGCAAGTGTATTATTCACATAGTGATAAAAGCTTGAAAAGCTTAGTCCTTTACAAGAGTATCATTGACATAGGCTTCTCACTATCAAAGTTGAGAGAGAGAAAGAGAACCTAAAATGACAGTAGTATCGGAGAGGACTTTGTTGAACTTCATAACTCTACCGTAATCGCTTGACCTAACACCTATATTCACGTTCTGGACTTGTTGCACCATCATTTTACCACTGGAGCTTGATCGCAGCTTCCCTGCATACGTATTATCATGTTTCTGGCTCGAGCTGTGATCTTCCACCTCCTCCTGGCATAATATTGAAATTTCTATTTACCTCTTATAAGAGAAAGAGGTCAGTCAGAGCTCTTATGTACCTCGAGGGGATTCTCCAAGTGATCATTTCTCCCGGCGTCGTTCTCGGAG
The DNA window shown above is from Brassica oleracea var. oleracea cultivar TO1000 chromosome C3, BOL, whole genome shotgun sequence and carries:
- the LOC106334068 gene encoding GTPase-activating protein gyp1-like; its protein translation is MEGREEEQEKRDDSRFNQTLENNVQGFLKGRSVPGKALLTRSPDPPTSYHRSFSENDAGRNDHLENPLEVEDHSSSQKHDNTYAGKLRSSSSGKMMVQQVQNVNIGVRSSDYGRVMKFNKVLSDTTVILEKLLELAWNGVPHYMRPDVWRLLLGYAPPNSDRREAVLRRKRLEYLESVGQFYDLPDSERSDDEINMLRQIAVDCPRSVPDVSFFQQAQVQKSLERILYTWAIRHPASGYVQGINDLVTPFLVIFLSEYLEGGVESWSMSDLSFERISDVEADCYWCLTKLLDGMQDHYTFAQPGIQRLVFKLKELVRRIDEPVARHMEEQGLEFLQFAFRWYNCLLIREIPYSIINRLWDTYLAEGDALPDFLVYIYASFLLTWSDELKKLDFQEMVMFLQHLPTHTWTDQELEMVLSRAFMWHSMFNSSPNHLAS